A single genomic interval of Mycobacterium sp. DL592 harbors:
- a CDS encoding amidase, producing MSVNVNPSRSTRFPTVSEQLYQLASGAVTSAELVRRSLHAITVSQSTLNAFRVVLTESALAEAAEADHRRAAGEQAALLGVPIAVKDDVDIAGVPTSFGTAGRIRPATQDAEVVRRLRAAGAVIVGKTNCCELGQWPFTSGPAFGHTRNPWSRKHTPGGSSGGSAAAVAAGLVAAAIGSDGAGSVRVPAAWTHLVGIKPQRGRISTWPLREPFNGITVNGVLARTVADAALVLDACSGNVEDDPHQPPPVRISDHVGVAPGALRVAMSTRFPYTVFGAKLHPEIRSAMQTIGDQLTDLGHTVMAGNPNYGLRLPLSFLPRSTAGLLEWADRLGEDVTFDRRTEANLRMGQLLSGSMLRWARRSEPALQRRVGAIFNAVDVVLAPTTAQPPPPARMFDDLGPTGTDRAMIAACPVTFPWNVLGWPSISIPAGFTADGLPIGVQLMGPANSEPLLVSLAAELEAINGWADKQPAVWWNTPVVKDLEA from the coding sequence ATGTCTGTGAATGTGAATCCGAGCAGGTCGACACGGTTTCCGACCGTCTCCGAGCAGCTGTACCAGTTGGCCAGCGGCGCGGTGACCTCTGCCGAACTGGTACGGCGGTCCCTGCATGCGATCACCGTCAGCCAGTCGACGCTCAATGCCTTCCGGGTGGTGCTCACCGAAAGCGCACTCGCGGAGGCCGCCGAGGCCGATCACCGGCGCGCCGCCGGTGAGCAGGCCGCCCTGCTGGGAGTTCCGATCGCCGTCAAGGACGACGTCGACATCGCGGGCGTGCCCACCTCCTTCGGCACCGCCGGGCGGATCCGCCCCGCCACACAGGACGCCGAGGTGGTCCGCCGCCTGCGGGCCGCCGGTGCGGTGATCGTCGGCAAGACCAACTGCTGCGAGCTGGGCCAGTGGCCGTTCACCAGTGGCCCGGCGTTCGGGCACACCCGGAACCCGTGGTCACGCAAGCACACCCCGGGCGGCTCCTCGGGCGGCAGCGCCGCCGCGGTGGCCGCCGGCCTGGTGGCCGCGGCCATCGGCTCCGACGGAGCCGGCAGTGTGCGGGTGCCCGCGGCGTGGACACATCTGGTCGGCATCAAGCCGCAGCGTGGCCGCATCTCGACCTGGCCGCTGCGCGAGCCGTTCAACGGCATCACCGTCAACGGTGTGCTGGCCCGGACCGTCGCCGATGCCGCGCTGGTGCTCGACGCCTGCTCGGGCAATGTCGAAGACGATCCGCACCAGCCGCCTCCGGTACGGATCTCCGACCATGTCGGTGTCGCGCCGGGTGCGCTGCGCGTCGCGATGTCCACCCGGTTTCCCTACACCGTGTTCGGCGCCAAGCTGCACCCCGAGATCCGGTCCGCCATGCAGACCATCGGCGACCAGCTGACCGACCTGGGCCACACCGTGATGGCGGGCAACCCGAACTACGGGCTGCGGCTGCCGCTCAGCTTCCTGCCGAGGTCGACCGCCGGGCTGCTGGAGTGGGCCGACCGGCTCGGCGAGGACGTCACCTTCGACCGCCGCACCGAGGCGAATCTGCGGATGGGGCAACTGTTGTCGGGGTCGATGCTGCGCTGGGCGCGCCGCAGCGAGCCGGCGCTGCAGCGCCGGGTGGGCGCGATATTCAACGCCGTCGACGTGGTGCTGGCGCCGACCACCGCGCAGCCGCCGCCCCCGGCGCGGATGTTCGACGACCTCGGACCGACGGGCACCGACCGGGCCATGATCGCCGCGTGCCCGGTGACGTTCCCGTGGAACGTGCTGGGCTGGCCGTCGATCAGCATCCCGGCCGGTTTCACCGCCGACGGTCTGCCGATCGGTGTCCAGCTGATGGGACCGGCCAACAGCGAACCGCTGCTGGTCTCGCTGGCCGCCGAACTGGAGGCCATCAACGGGTGGGCCGACAAACAGCCGGCGGTGTGGTGGAACACCCCGGTCGTCAAGGATCTAGAAGCCTAA
- a CDS encoding decaprenyl diphosphate synthase yields MNRVTSSWRGANRRRKEQFPQLPPAPDDYPTFPDTSSWPVVFPALPPAPDGGPCRPPQHTSKAVPPAIPADQMPKHVAVVMDGNGRWATQRGLSRTEGHKMGEAVLIDITCGAIEIGIKHLTVYAFSTENWRRSADEVRFLMGFNREVVRRRRENLDIMGVQMRWVGSRARMWRSVIKEFDIAENMTTDNDVITVNYCVNYGGRAEIAEAAKQIARDAAAGRIDPERVDETTISEHLHRPDIPDVDLFIRTSGEQRSSNFMLWQAAYAEYVFQDKLWPDYDRRDLWAACEEYAERNRRFGRA; encoded by the coding sequence ATGAACCGGGTGACCAGCTCGTGGCGGGGGGCTAACCGCAGGCGGAAGGAACAATTCCCCCAGCTGCCCCCGGCGCCCGACGATTACCCGACGTTCCCCGACACTTCGAGCTGGCCGGTTGTTTTTCCGGCGTTGCCTCCGGCGCCGGATGGCGGCCCGTGCAGGCCGCCTCAGCACACCTCCAAGGCGGTGCCGCCGGCGATCCCCGCCGACCAGATGCCCAAGCACGTCGCCGTGGTGATGGACGGCAACGGCCGCTGGGCCACTCAGCGGGGGCTCAGTCGCACCGAGGGCCACAAGATGGGCGAGGCGGTGCTCATCGACATCACCTGCGGGGCCATCGAGATCGGCATCAAACATCTGACCGTGTATGCGTTCTCCACCGAGAACTGGCGCCGCAGCGCCGACGAGGTCCGCTTCCTGATGGGGTTCAACCGCGAGGTGGTGCGCCGTCGCCGCGAGAACCTCGACATCATGGGTGTGCAGATGCGCTGGGTGGGTTCGCGGGCGCGGATGTGGCGCAGCGTCATCAAGGAATTCGACATCGCCGAGAACATGACGACCGACAACGACGTCATCACCGTCAACTACTGCGTCAACTACGGCGGCCGGGCCGAAATCGCCGAAGCCGCAAAGCAGATCGCGCGCGACGCGGCCGCCGGCCGGATCGACCCGGAGCGCGTGGACGAGACCACGATCTCCGAGCACCTGCACCGCCCCGACATCCCCGATGTCGACCTGTTCATCCGGACATCGGGGGAGCAGCGGTCCAGCAACTTCATGCTGTGGCAGGCCGCCTACGCCGAATACGTCTTCCAGGACAAGCTGTGGCCGGACTACGACCGCCGCGACCTGTGGGCGGCGTGCGAAGAGTACGCCGAACGTAACCGGCGCTTCGGGCGCGCCTAG
- a CDS encoding helix-turn-helix transcriptional regulator: protein MKTVSNWTDVDASPQLPADLLDRAGELLRALAAPVRIAIVMQLRESQRCVHELVDALDVPQPLVSQHLRILKAAGVVAGERSGREVMYRLVDHHLAEIVVAAITHSGEDHA, encoded by the coding sequence ATGAAAACCGTTTCCAATTGGACTGATGTCGATGCATCGCCGCAACTGCCCGCCGACCTGCTGGACCGCGCCGGTGAGTTGCTCCGGGCGCTGGCCGCGCCGGTGCGCATCGCCATCGTGATGCAGCTGCGCGAGTCTCAGCGTTGCGTGCACGAGCTCGTCGACGCCCTGGACGTGCCGCAGCCGCTGGTCAGCCAGCACCTGCGGATCCTCAAGGCCGCGGGTGTCGTCGCCGGCGAACGGTCCGGACGCGAAGTGATGTACCGGCTCGTCGACCATCACCTGGCCGAGATCGTCGTCGCTGCGATCACCCACTCCGGCGAGGACCACGCGTGA
- a CDS encoding Fur family transcriptional regulator — MRSAGAGVRATRQRAAIIALLDSVEEFRSAQDLHDELRRRGENIGLTTVYRTLQSLSSADLVDMVRTDTGESMYRRCSAPHHHHHLVCRHCGSTVEVSGREVEAWAAEVAQAHGFSDVNHTIELFGTCADCTP, encoded by the coding sequence GTGCGCTCCGCCGGAGCAGGCGTGCGCGCCACCCGCCAGCGGGCGGCCATCATCGCCCTGCTCGACTCCGTCGAGGAATTCCGCTCGGCCCAGGATCTGCACGACGAGCTTCGCCGCCGCGGCGAAAACATCGGCCTGACGACGGTCTATCGCACACTGCAGTCACTGTCGTCGGCCGACCTGGTGGACATGGTCCGCACCGATACCGGTGAGTCGATGTACCGGCGCTGCTCGGCGCCACATCACCACCACCACCTCGTGTGTCGGCACTGCGGCTCGACGGTGGAGGTCAGCGGCCGCGAGGTCGAGGCATGGGCCGCCGAAGTTGCTCAGGCGCACGGCTTTTCCGATGTCAATCACACCATCGAGTTGTTCGGGACCTGCGCCGACTGCACGCCCTAG
- the recO gene encoding DNA repair protein RecO — MRLYRDRAVVLRQHKLGEADRIVTLLTRDHGLVRAVAKGVRRTRSKFGSRLEPFAHIDVQLHPGRNLDIVTQVVSIDAFATDIVSDYGRYTCACAVLETAERLAGEEHAPAPALHRLTVGALRAVADGGRPRELVLDAYLLRAMGIAGWAPALTECARCAAPGPHRAFHIGAGGSVCIHCRPSGSTTPPQAVLELMSALHDGDWEVAEASTPSHRSHASGLVAAHLQWHLERQLRTLPLVERVYRQPATHGKEMFRQDVPHGDEPGDQLVAGG; from the coding sequence ATGCGGCTGTACCGGGACCGGGCGGTCGTGCTGCGCCAGCACAAGCTCGGTGAGGCCGATCGCATCGTCACCTTGCTGACCCGCGACCACGGTCTGGTCCGCGCGGTGGCCAAGGGTGTCCGGCGTACCCGCAGCAAGTTCGGTTCCCGGCTGGAGCCGTTCGCGCATATCGACGTGCAACTACATCCCGGCCGCAACCTGGACATCGTCACCCAGGTGGTGTCCATCGACGCGTTCGCCACCGACATCGTCAGCGACTACGGCCGCTACACCTGCGCGTGTGCGGTTCTGGAGACCGCCGAGCGGCTGGCCGGTGAGGAACATGCACCGGCTCCTGCGCTGCACCGGCTGACCGTCGGGGCGTTGCGGGCGGTCGCCGACGGCGGCCGCCCCCGCGAACTGGTCCTGGACGCCTACCTGTTGCGGGCCATGGGGATCGCCGGCTGGGCGCCCGCGCTGACCGAATGTGCCCGCTGCGCGGCGCCGGGACCGCATCGCGCGTTCCACATCGGTGCAGGTGGCAGCGTATGCATACACTGCAGGCCGTCCGGGTCGACGACCCCGCCGCAGGCGGTGCTGGAACTGATGTCGGCACTGCACGACGGTGACTGGGAGGTGGCGGAGGCCTCGACGCCGTCGCATCGCAGCCATGCCAGCGGCTTGGTCGCTGCTCACCTGCAGTGGCACCTGGAACGCCAGCTGCGAACGCTGCCATTGGTGGAGCGCGTCTACCGGCAGCCCGCTACCCACGGTAAGGAGATGTTCAGGCAGGATGTGCCCCATGGCGATGAACCGGGTGACCAGCTCGTGGCGGGGGGCTAA